One genomic region from Microcella humidisoli encodes:
- a CDS encoding type 1 glutamine amidotransferase has protein sequence MTELRIVHLYPTELGLNGDRGNVLALRRRLEWRGVSVTIVDVAPGDSLPDSADLVHVGSGARSARDAVLPDAREHGPLLREWAATGVPMIAIGAGMHLFAQRIVDLEGRPHEGLGLLPITVRDARSRAVGEALGVPRADGRLAGFVNHGVSVDVHDADPLTVLDRGPGNTGTADGADRGEGVRLGALIGTHLGGPVLPMNPFLADELLVAALARHGRGLPEADDRIAQVDERARRARAAIAERLGRPGVAV, from the coding sequence ATGACCGAGCTGCGCATCGTGCACCTCTACCCGACCGAGCTCGGGCTCAACGGCGACCGCGGCAACGTGCTCGCTCTGCGTCGTCGACTCGAATGGCGCGGGGTGTCGGTCACGATCGTCGACGTCGCGCCCGGAGATTCCCTGCCCGACTCTGCCGATCTCGTGCACGTGGGCAGCGGCGCGCGTTCGGCGCGTGATGCCGTGCTGCCCGACGCTCGCGAGCACGGACCGCTGCTGCGCGAGTGGGCGGCAACCGGCGTGCCGATGATCGCCATCGGAGCGGGCATGCACCTGTTCGCGCAGCGCATCGTCGATCTTGAGGGTCGCCCGCACGAGGGGCTCGGCCTGCTGCCGATCACGGTGCGGGATGCCCGCTCGCGGGCGGTCGGTGAAGCGCTCGGCGTTCCGCGGGCCGACGGCCGGCTCGCGGGCTTCGTCAACCACGGGGTGTCGGTCGACGTGCACGACGCGGATCCGCTCACGGTGCTCGATCGCGGCCCGGGTAACACCGGCACGGCCGATGGCGCCGACCGCGGTGAGGGCGTGCGGCTCGGCGCCCTCATCGGCACCCACCTCGGCGGGCCCGTACTGCCCATGAACCCGTTCCTCGCCGACGAGCTGCTCGTCGCCGCGCTGGCCCGCCACGGGCGGGGACTGCCCGAGGCCGACGATCGCATCGCCCAAGTCGACGAGCGTGCTCGTCGCGCCCGCGCGGCGATCGCCGAGCGCCTCGGCCGCCCCGGCGTCGCCGTCTAG
- a CDS encoding DUF7455 domain-containing protein: MTQITTENPTVATAPLTALDRCDSCGAQAYVRATLATGELLFCAHHAARFKESLASTALAWHDESSRLLDERGA, encoded by the coding sequence ATGACGCAGATCACCACCGAGAACCCGACCGTCGCGACCGCGCCGCTCACCGCCCTCGACCGCTGCGACAGCTGCGGCGCCCAGGCCTACGTTCGGGCGACCCTTGCGACCGGCGAACTGCTGTTCTGCGCCCACCACGCGGCGCGCTTCAAGGAGAGCCTCGCGAGCACGGCCCTGGCCTGGCACGACGAATCGAGCCGCCTGCTCGATGAGCGCGGCGCCTGA
- a CDS encoding RNA polymerase sigma factor — MAARATTSTTAEPAATTAGATAPASKTTTAKTAAAKTTAAKTTATKAAPAKTTTAKTAAAKAPAAKAAPAKAAAKAPAAAAPAATKRAAAKKAASPAGAAAEGDDEVEVDLDAVEPDVEAVVAEGEIDPEVVVVVEDADADADDTGDDDDDEKDTGSAGDLPTGAIVISNTDDDDEVPVYSSTITGATADPVKDYLKQIGKVPLLNAAEEVELAMRIEAGLFAEEKLSTMTEKEKRSALGRDLSWVARDGQRAKNHLLGANLRLVVSLAKRYTGRGMQFLDLIQEGNLGLIRAVEKFDYTKGFKFSTYATWWIRQAITRAMADQARTIRIPVHMVEVINKLARVQRQMLQDLGREPTPEELSRELDMTPEKVIEVQKYGREPISLHTPLGEDGDSEFGDLIEDTEAVVPADAVGFTMLQKQLESLLDSLSEREAGVIRMRFGLGDGMPKTLDQIGDTFGVTRERIRQIESKTMAKLRHPSRSQALRDYLE; from the coding sequence ATGGCTGCCCGAGCGACCACCAGCACGACCGCCGAGCCCGCGGCGACGACCGCCGGCGCGACGGCCCCGGCGTCGAAGACCACGACCGCGAAGACTGCAGCCGCCAAGACCACGGCCGCCAAGACCACGGCCACGAAGGCAGCGCCCGCCAAGACCACGACCGCGAAGACTGCGGCCGCGAAGGCTCCCGCAGCGAAGGCCGCGCCCGCGAAGGCGGCCGCGAAGGCTCCTGCCGCCGCAGCTCCCGCTGCCACCAAGCGCGCGGCGGCGAAGAAGGCGGCCTCACCCGCGGGTGCCGCGGCCGAGGGTGATGATGAGGTCGAGGTCGACCTCGATGCCGTCGAGCCCGATGTCGAGGCCGTCGTCGCCGAGGGCGAGATCGACCCCGAGGTCGTGGTGGTGGTCGAGGACGCTGATGCCGACGCCGACGACACCGGCGATGATGACGACGACGAGAAGGACACGGGATCGGCGGGCGACCTGCCGACGGGCGCGATCGTCATCTCGAACACCGATGACGACGACGAGGTTCCCGTCTACTCCTCGACCATCACGGGCGCGACGGCTGACCCGGTCAAGGACTACCTGAAGCAGATCGGCAAGGTCCCGCTGCTCAACGCCGCGGAGGAGGTCGAGCTCGCCATGCGCATCGAGGCGGGCCTCTTCGCCGAGGAGAAGCTCTCGACGATGACCGAGAAGGAGAAGCGCTCGGCCCTCGGTCGTGACCTCTCCTGGGTCGCCCGCGACGGCCAGCGCGCGAAGAACCACCTGCTCGGCGCCAACCTGCGTCTCGTGGTCTCGCTCGCCAAGCGCTACACCGGCCGCGGCATGCAGTTCCTCGACCTGATTCAAGAGGGCAACCTCGGTCTCATCCGCGCGGTCGAGAAGTTCGACTACACCAAGGGCTTCAAGTTCTCGACGTATGCCACGTGGTGGATCCGTCAGGCGATCACGCGCGCCATGGCCGACCAGGCCCGCACCATCCGCATTCCCGTGCACATGGTCGAGGTCATCAACAAGCTCGCCCGCGTGCAGCGTCAGATGCTGCAGGACCTCGGGCGCGAGCCCACGCCGGAAGAGCTGAGCCGCGAGCTCGACATGACCCCCGAGAAGGTCATCGAGGTGCAGAAGTACGGCCGCGAGCCGATTTCGCTGCACACGCCGCTCGGCGAAGACGGTGACAGCGAGTTCGGCGACCTCATCGAAGACACCGAGGCCGTCGTTCCGGCCGACGCCGTGGGCTTCACGATGCTGCAGAAGCAGCTCGAGAGCCTGCTCGATTCGCTCTCCGAGCGCGAGGCCGGCGTCATCCGCATGCGCTTCGGCCTCGGCGACGGCATGCCGAAGACGCTCGATCAGATCGGCGACACCTTCGGGGTCACGCGCGAGCGCATCCGCCAGATCGAGTCGAAGACGATGGCCAAGCTGCGGCACCCCTCGCGCTCGCAGGCGCTGCGCGACTACCTCGAGTAG
- a CDS encoding DNA gyrase/topoisomerase IV subunit A — translation MTPPPASRSRGSDPADAPVGERIDDVDLADEMQGSFLEYAYSVIYSRALPDARDGLKPVQRRILYMMSEMGLRPDRGHVKSARVVGEVMGKLHPHGDSAIYDALVRLSQDFTLRVPLIDGHGNFGSLDDGPAAARYTEARLRAEAMAMVDDLDEDVVDFVPNYDNQLTQPSVLPAAFPNLLVNGASGIAVGMATNMAPHNLIEVAAAARHLLDDPSASLDELMAYVPGPDLPTGGTIIGLEGIREAYATGRGSFKTRAKVSIEPITARKTGIVITELPYLVGPEKVIEKIKDGVQSKKLAGISDVTDLTDRRNGLRLVIGIKTGFSPEAVLEQLYRYTPLEDGFSINAVALVDGTPQTLGLKELLQVYLDHRIQVVTRRSSYRLARRRERLHLVEGLLVAILDIDEVIQVIRTSDDADTARTRLMEVFDLSQLQSEYILELRLRRLTKFSRIELETERDQLRAEIAELETLLADPARVRGVVGDELEATADRFGTPRRTLLTEASASIAAPRSRGAAPVSLEIADAPCRVLVSTTGRAVRVELPEGATIVTPARRSKHDALLGAVDSTTRGELVAITSRGRFVRFTPVDLPSVPANSVQLAAGAKLRDYLGLTDAKERVLAIVDPASTVPLALGTREGTVKRVAPGGWPARPDGDVIALKAGDEVIGAAPADEAAELVFVTSDAQLLHFAADQVRPQGLAAGGMAGIKLGAGARAVFFGAVDPATAEVLTVSSSTQTIAGADPGRGKLSAFEQFPGKGRATGGVRCHAFLKGEDVLQLAWVGTAPLAVGADGSARTLPASGAKRDASGTLLDSPLGSVGTPIA, via the coding sequence ATGACTCCCCCTCCCGCCTCCCGATCCCGGGGCTCCGACCCCGCCGACGCGCCCGTCGGCGAACGCATCGACGACGTCGACCTCGCCGACGAGATGCAGGGCTCGTTCCTCGAGTACGCCTATTCCGTCATCTACTCGCGCGCGCTGCCCGACGCCCGCGACGGCCTCAAGCCCGTGCAGCGGCGCATCCTGTACATGATGAGCGAGATGGGCCTGCGGCCCGATCGCGGCCACGTGAAGTCGGCGCGCGTCGTCGGCGAGGTCATGGGGAAGCTGCACCCGCACGGCGACTCGGCGATCTACGACGCCCTGGTGCGCCTCTCGCAGGACTTCACGCTGCGCGTGCCGCTCATCGACGGCCACGGCAACTTCGGCTCGCTCGACGACGGACCCGCCGCCGCGCGCTACACCGAGGCCCGGCTGCGCGCCGAGGCGATGGCGATGGTCGACGACCTCGATGAGGACGTCGTCGATTTCGTGCCGAACTACGACAACCAGCTGACGCAACCCTCGGTGCTGCCCGCGGCCTTCCCCAACCTGCTCGTCAACGGCGCGAGCGGCATCGCCGTGGGCATGGCCACCAACATGGCACCGCACAACCTCATCGAGGTCGCCGCGGCCGCTCGCCACCTGCTCGACGATCCTTCGGCATCGCTCGACGAGCTCATGGCCTACGTGCCCGGCCCCGACCTGCCCACGGGCGGCACGATCATCGGCCTCGAGGGCATCCGCGAGGCCTACGCGACGGGGCGGGGGTCGTTCAAGACCCGCGCCAAGGTGTCGATCGAACCCATCACCGCGCGCAAGACGGGCATCGTCATCACCGAGCTGCCCTACCTCGTCGGGCCCGAGAAGGTCATCGAGAAGATCAAAGACGGCGTGCAGTCGAAGAAGCTCGCGGGCATCAGCGATGTCACCGACCTCACCGACCGCCGCAACGGGCTACGCCTGGTCATCGGCATCAAGACGGGGTTCAGCCCCGAGGCCGTGCTCGAGCAGCTGTACCGCTACACCCCGCTCGAAGACGGATTCTCGATCAACGCTGTGGCCCTGGTCGACGGCACGCCCCAGACGCTCGGACTGAAAGAGCTGCTGCAGGTCTACCTCGACCACCGCATCCAGGTCGTCACCCGGCGCAGCAGCTACCGCCTCGCACGACGCCGTGAGCGGCTGCACCTCGTCGAGGGACTGCTCGTCGCCATCCTCGACATCGACGAGGTCATCCAGGTCATCCGCACCTCCGACGACGCCGACACGGCGCGCACGCGCCTCATGGAGGTCTTCGACCTCAGCCAACTGCAGAGCGAGTACATCCTCGAACTGCGTCTGCGCCGCCTCACGAAGTTCAGCCGCATCGAGCTCGAGACCGAGCGCGATCAGTTGCGGGCTGAGATCGCCGAGCTCGAGACCCTGCTCGCCGATCCGGCCCGCGTGCGCGGCGTCGTCGGCGATGAGCTCGAGGCGACCGCCGACCGCTTCGGCACGCCGCGTCGCACCCTGCTGACCGAGGCGAGCGCCTCGATCGCGGCCCCGCGCAGCCGGGGCGCCGCCCCCGTGTCGCTCGAGATCGCCGACGCGCCCTGCCGCGTGCTCGTGTCGACGACGGGTCGCGCCGTGCGCGTCGAACTGCCCGAGGGCGCAACGATCGTCACGCCGGCGCGTCGCAGCAAGCACGACGCCCTCCTCGGCGCCGTCGACTCGACGACGCGCGGCGAGCTCGTCGCCATCACCTCGCGCGGGCGCTTCGTGCGGTTCACACCCGTCGATCTGCCGAGCGTGCCCGCGAACTCGGTGCAGCTCGCCGCCGGGGCGAAGCTGCGCGACTACCTCGGGCTGACCGATGCGAAGGAGCGCGTGCTCGCGATCGTCGACCCCGCCAGCACGGTGCCGCTCGCCCTCGGCACGCGTGAGGGCACCGTCAAGCGCGTGGCGCCGGGCGGGTGGCCTGCCCGTCCCGACGGCGACGTCATCGCCCTCAAGGCGGGCGATGAGGTCATCGGGGCGGCTCCCGCCGACGAGGCGGCCGAGTTGGTCTTCGTGACCTCGGATGCCCAGCTGCTGCACTTCGCGGCCGACCAGGTGCGCCCCCAGGGCCTCGCGGCAGGCGGCATGGCGGGCATCAAGCTCGGCGCCGGCGCGCGCGCGGTGTTCTTCGGCGCCGTGGATCCGGCGACCGCCGAGGTTCTCACGGTCTCGAGCTCGACGCAGACCATCGCGGGCGCCGACCCCGGCCGCGGCAAGCTCTCGGCGTTCGAGCAGTTCCCGGGCAAGGGGCGCGCGACGGGTGGCGTGCGGTGCCACGCGTTCCTCAAGGGCGAAGACGTGCTGCAGCTCGCCTGGGTCGGCACGGCTCCGCTCGCGGTCGGCGCCGACGGCTCAGCCCGCACCCTGCCGGCCAGCGGAGCGAAGCGCGACGCCTCGGGCACGCTTCTCGACTCCCCCCTCGGCTCGGTCGGCACGCCCATCGCCTGA
- a CDS encoding alanine racemase has protein sequence MSAAPEPPGVRRIARLSARALDDALTALLATDDAIVDLRADGYGHGADEIERRARARGIDRFVRDGDDGSPDGANDHRMLAYGLHPHQQPVLRLEGEVVAVKHVPAGTAVSYGYQYRTSTEATLALVGLGYADGVPRLASSRAPVRVGDTTGIVAGRIAMDQLVVDLGPEAAAVGDTAVLWHDAASLAAWSTATERPAEALLAGLGRRIRRQWVEA, from the coding sequence ATGAGCGCGGCGCCTGAGCCGCCCGGCGTTCGTCGTATCGCGCGCCTCTCGGCCCGCGCCCTCGACGATGCGCTGACCGCGCTGCTCGCGACCGACGACGCGATCGTCGACCTGCGGGCCGACGGCTACGGCCACGGCGCCGACGAGATCGAGCGACGCGCCCGCGCGCGCGGGATTGACCGCTTCGTGCGCGATGGCGATGACGGCTCCCCCGACGGCGCGAACGATCACCGGATGCTGGCCTACGGGCTGCATCCGCACCAGCAGCCCGTGCTGAGGCTTGAGGGCGAGGTCGTGGCCGTGAAGCACGTGCCCGCGGGCACCGCGGTCTCGTACGGCTACCAGTACCGCACGAGCACGGAGGCGACGCTCGCGCTCGTCGGCCTCGGCTATGCCGACGGCGTGCCGCGCCTCGCCTCGAGCCGCGCGCCCGTGCGTGTCGGCGACACGACCGGTATCGTCGCCGGCCGCATCGCGATGGATCAGCTCGTCGTCGATCTGGGGCCGGAAGCGGCCGCGGTCGGCGACACGGCCGTGCTGTGGCACGACGCCGCGTCGCTCGCGGCCTGGAGCACGGCGACCGAGCGCCCGGCCGAGGCGCTGCTCGCCGGGCTCGGGCGCCGCATTCGCCGGCAATGGGTCGAGGCATGA
- a CDS encoding DNA gyrase/topoisomerase IV subunit B, which yields MPSSDYSARHLSVLEGLEAVRKRPGMYIGSTDSRGLMHCLWEIIDNSVDEALGGHGTQIDLRLHPDGSVEVRDRARGIPVDIEPKTGLSGVEVVFTKLHAGGKFGGGSYAASGGLHGVGASVVNALSARLDVEVDRDGATWAMSFHRGEPGVFADGPEGPSPDAPFTPFVSGSELRTIGKVAKGVTGTRIRYWADPQIFTKGASFLTDELIGRLRQTAFLVPGITLELTDERGEAPVTEAFRFDGGISEYAEFLAPDAPLTDTWRITGSGTFTETVPVLQANGHMVPTEVERECVVDIALRWGTGYDTTFRSYVNIIATPKGGSHQLGFEQGLLKFLRAEVEKNARRLKAGTDKLEKDDVLAGLTAVLTVRLPEPQFEGQTKEILGTPAVRAIAANVIARGLAERFASSKRDDKAQTALVLDKVVAEMKSRISARAHKETQRRKNALESSALPAKLVDCRSNDVASSELFIVEGDSALGTAKLARDSEFQALLPIRGKILNVQKASVSDMLSNAECASIIQVIGAGSGRSFDLEQARYGKVIIMSDADVDGAHIRTLLLTLFFRYMRPMIDEGRVFAAVPPLHRVVVMNPGSKPNETIYTYSENELQGVLAALKKAGKRYQDPIQRYKGLGEMDADQLADTTMSRAHRTLRRVRVSDAEASSRMFELLMGNEVAPRKDFIIAGQGLDRDRIDV from the coding sequence GTGCCCAGCTCCGACTACTCCGCCCGCCATCTCTCCGTCCTCGAGGGCCTCGAAGCGGTGCGCAAGCGCCCCGGCATGTACATCGGCTCGACCGATTCGCGCGGCCTCATGCACTGCCTGTGGGAGATCATCGACAACTCGGTCGATGAGGCGCTCGGTGGCCACGGCACCCAGATCGACCTGCGGCTGCACCCCGATGGCAGCGTCGAGGTGCGCGACCGCGCGCGCGGAATCCCCGTCGACATCGAGCCCAAGACGGGGCTGAGCGGCGTCGAGGTCGTGTTCACCAAGCTGCACGCCGGCGGCAAGTTCGGCGGTGGGTCCTACGCCGCGTCGGGCGGCCTGCACGGCGTCGGTGCCTCCGTCGTGAACGCGCTCAGCGCGCGTCTCGATGTCGAGGTCGACCGCGATGGCGCGACGTGGGCGATGTCGTTCCACCGCGGTGAGCCCGGCGTGTTCGCCGATGGCCCCGAAGGCCCCAGCCCCGACGCGCCGTTCACACCGTTCGTCTCGGGCAGCGAGTTGCGCACGATCGGGAAGGTGGCCAAGGGCGTCACGGGCACGCGCATCCGCTACTGGGCCGACCCGCAGATCTTCACGAAGGGCGCGAGCTTCCTCACCGACGAGCTCATCGGCCGGCTGCGGCAGACGGCCTTCCTCGTGCCGGGAATCACGCTCGAGCTCACCGACGAGCGCGGCGAGGCACCGGTCACCGAGGCCTTCCGGTTCGACGGCGGCATCAGCGAGTACGCCGAGTTCCTGGCGCCGGATGCCCCGCTCACCGACACCTGGCGCATCACGGGCAGCGGCACCTTCACCGAGACCGTTCCCGTGCTGCAGGCGAACGGACACATGGTGCCGACCGAGGTCGAGCGCGAGTGCGTCGTCGACATCGCGTTGCGCTGGGGGACCGGGTACGACACGACCTTCCGCTCGTACGTCAACATCATCGCGACGCCCAAGGGCGGCAGCCACCAGCTCGGCTTCGAGCAGGGCCTGCTCAAGTTCCTGCGCGCCGAGGTCGAGAAGAACGCGCGCCGCCTGAAGGCCGGCACCGACAAGCTCGAGAAGGACGACGTGCTCGCGGGTCTCACCGCCGTGCTCACGGTGCGCCTGCCCGAGCCGCAGTTCGAGGGGCAGACGAAGGAGATCCTCGGCACGCCGGCCGTGCGCGCGATCGCTGCGAACGTCATCGCCCGCGGCCTCGCCGAGCGCTTCGCCTCGAGCAAGCGCGACGACAAGGCGCAGACGGCGCTCGTGCTCGACAAGGTCGTCGCCGAGATGAAGAGCCGCATCTCGGCGCGCGCCCACAAAGAGACTCAGCGGCGCAAGAACGCACTCGAGAGCTCGGCGCTGCCGGCGAAGCTCGTCGACTGCCGGTCGAACGACGTCGCGAGCAGCGAGCTGTTCATCGTCGAGGGCGACAGCGCCCTCGGCACCGCGAAGCTCGCCCGCGACAGCGAGTTCCAGGCCCTGCTGCCCATCCGCGGCAAAATCCTCAACGTGCAGAAGGCCTCGGTGAGCGACATGCTCAGCAACGCCGAGTGCGCCTCGATCATCCAAGTCATCGGCGCGGGCTCGGGGCGCAGCTTCGACCTCGAGCAGGCGCGCTACGGCAAGGTCATCATCATGAGCGACGCCGACGTCGATGGCGCGCACATCCGCACCCTGCTGCTCACGCTGTTCTTCCGCTACATGAGGCCCATGATCGACGAGGGCCGGGTGTTCGCCGCCGTGCCGCCGCTGCACCGCGTCGTCGTCATGAACCCCGGCTCGAAGCCCAACGAGACCATCTACACCTACAGCGAGAACGAGCTGCAGGGCGTGCTCGCGGCGCTCAAGAAGGCGGGAAAGCGCTACCAGGATCCGATCCAGCGCTACAAGGGCCTCGGCGAGATGGATGCCGATCAGCTCGCCGACACGACCATGAGCCGGGCCCACCGCACCCTCCGGCGCGTGCGCGTGAGCGACGCCGAGGCGTCATCGCGCATGTTCGAGCTGCTCATGGGCAACGAGGTCGCCCCCCGCAAAGACTTCATCATCGCCGGGCAGGGCCTCGACCGCGACCGCATCGACGTCTAG
- a CDS encoding alanine racemase, translating into MTAVAVIDRAAFARNVRRLVERAAPAEVMLAIKADAYGHGMLDLAPVALAAGARSLAVLEIPAALALREAGIDCRLFAWLHGTGSDFAAAIAAGIDLGVSAPWQLDAIASAASTARPARVHLKIDTGLRRNGALPEQWPALVRQARELAETGRIVIDGIWSHLADASVEADDAAIAVFEAAIATAEALGVSPPLRHLAASSAGWREPRARFDLVRFGIAAYGVSPFDDRSGLDLGLEAVMTLRTTVMDAAAPSGRSWIAAGYADGVPAAAQGAEVSIDGHRCAVEAVEVDRTLVVSPPSVEPGAVVTVFGEPAAGVPSAEDWARWSRTIGDEILTGVPARVPRSAVG; encoded by the coding sequence ATGACCGCCGTCGCCGTCATCGACCGCGCGGCGTTCGCCCGCAATGTGCGGCGTCTCGTCGAGCGCGCCGCACCCGCCGAGGTCATGCTCGCGATCAAGGCCGACGCCTATGGGCACGGCATGCTCGACCTCGCCCCCGTCGCGCTCGCCGCCGGTGCCCGCTCGCTCGCCGTGCTCGAGATCCCGGCCGCGCTCGCGTTGCGCGAGGCCGGTATCGACTGCCGACTCTTCGCCTGGCTGCATGGCACGGGCAGCGACTTCGCCGCGGCGATCGCCGCGGGCATCGACCTCGGTGTCTCGGCGCCGTGGCAGCTCGACGCCATCGCCTCGGCCGCCAGCACGGCACGTCCCGCCCGCGTGCACCTCAAGATCGACACCGGGCTGCGGCGCAACGGCGCGCTGCCCGAGCAGTGGCCCGCGCTCGTGCGGCAGGCTCGCGAACTCGCCGAGACCGGCCGCATCGTCATCGACGGCATCTGGTCACACCTCGCCGACGCCTCGGTCGAGGCCGACGACGCCGCGATCGCCGTGTTCGAGGCCGCCATCGCGACCGCCGAGGCGCTCGGCGTCTCGCCGCCCCTCCGGCACCTCGCCGCGAGCTCGGCGGGCTGGCGCGAGCCGCGCGCGCGGTTCGATCTCGTGCGCTTCGGCATCGCCGCCTACGGCGTCTCGCCCTTCGACGACCGTTCGGGGCTCGATCTCGGCCTCGAGGCCGTCATGACCCTGCGCACGACGGTGATGGATGCCGCCGCGCCGAGCGGGCGGTCCTGGATCGCGGCGGGCTACGCCGACGGCGTGCCGGCGGCGGCGCAGGGGGCCGAGGTGTCGATCGACGGCCATCGGTGCGCGGTCGAGGCCGTCGAGGTGGATCGCACGCTCGTCGTCTCGCCCCCCTCGGTCGAACCCGGCGCTGTCGTCACCGTCTTCGGCGAACCGGCGGCGGGCGTGCCGAGCGCCGAGGATTGGGCGCGCTGGAGCCGCACGATCGGCGATGAGATCCTCACCGGAGTTCCTGCCCGGGTACCGCGCAGCGCGGTCGGCTAG
- a CDS encoding MurT ligase domain-containing protein, whose protein sequence is MRIRLAVLVGRAVRVVARLRGGGSAIPGNIALRIAPRFLEHALGGLPLGVVFVTGSNGKSTTTNMLVGVLRAHGMRVFTNPSGANLPQGIASALLASVPLDGRVRDDIAVLEVDEAYGVGLADRLAPTDLLLLNLQIDQLNRFHEPDRVYGMLERIRDAARRRVIVNAADLNTAALGRESRADQEVVVFDVAPEALAASPHGVAAAPRATPTGASPERPALPEASVVVLQVEGTMASIAVGGERASIALPARGLHYAVDAAAALATARSLLGAQFDRATAESAFAGLDTVYGRGEILDARGQQIELVMMKNPPSLQLNLDALGRVPQRVMVAVDEGTPDPSWIYDTDLSTLDHVDIVTGTKAWQWATRLAYEGIEVGAVIEEFPAAVDAFLALPEPSDGPKVAVINYELMMELRLRMGYLDLEGGA, encoded by the coding sequence GTGCGCATCCGGCTGGCAGTGCTCGTCGGGCGGGCCGTGCGCGTCGTCGCCCGCCTGCGCGGCGGCGGCTCGGCGATCCCGGGCAACATCGCCCTGCGCATCGCCCCGCGATTCCTCGAGCACGCGCTCGGCGGGCTGCCGCTCGGCGTCGTCTTCGTCACGGGCTCGAACGGCAAGTCGACGACGACGAACATGCTCGTCGGCGTGCTGCGCGCCCACGGCATGCGGGTCTTCACCAACCCGAGCGGGGCCAATCTGCCGCAGGGCATCGCGTCGGCTCTGCTCGCCTCGGTGCCGCTCGACGGGCGGGTGCGCGACGACATCGCCGTCCTCGAGGTCGATGAGGCGTACGGGGTGGGCCTCGCCGACCGCCTCGCGCCCACCGACCTCCTGCTGCTCAACCTGCAGATCGACCAGCTCAACCGGTTCCACGAGCCCGACCGGGTGTACGGCATGCTCGAGCGCATCCGCGACGCCGCGCGTCGTCGCGTCATCGTGAACGCGGCCGACCTCAACACGGCCGCGCTCGGGCGCGAGTCGCGCGCCGACCAAGAGGTCGTCGTCTTCGACGTCGCGCCCGAGGCGCTCGCAGCGAGTCCCCACGGCGTCGCCGCGGCACCGCGCGCGACCCCGACGGGCGCGAGCCCCGAACGGCCGGCGCTGCCCGAGGCCTCGGTCGTCGTGCTGCAGGTGGAGGGCACGATGGCGTCGATCGCGGTCGGGGGCGAGCGCGCATCCATCGCCCTGCCTGCTCGCGGACTGCACTACGCCGTCGACGCCGCGGCTGCGCTCGCGACCGCCCGCAGCCTCCTCGGCGCCCAATTCGACCGCGCGACCGCCGAATCGGCCTTCGCGGGCCTCGACACGGTCTACGGGCGCGGCGAAATCCTCGACGCTCGAGGGCAGCAGATCGAGCTCGTGATGATGAAGAACCCGCCGAGCCTGCAGCTCAACCTCGACGCGCTCGGCCGCGTGCCGCAGCGCGTCATGGTCGCCGTCGACGAGGGCACGCCCGACCCCTCGTGGATCTACGACACCGACCTCTCGACGCTCGACCACGTCGACATCGTGACGGGGACGAAGGCCTGGCAGTGGGCCACGCGGCTCGCCTACGAGGGCATCGAGGTGGGGGCGGTCATCGAAGAGTTCCCTGCCGCGGTCGACGCCTTCCTCGCCCTTCCCGAGCCGAGCGACGGCCCCAAGGTCGCCGTCATCAACTACGAGCTCATGATGGAGCTGCGCCTGCGCATGGGCTACCTCGACCTGGAGGGCGGCGCATGA